CAGAATAAATCTGATGGAAGCAGTACCACAGACACGTTTGAGTTGCAACCGGACCTTCCAGAAATTTCTAGGAACAGTTTGGATAGCCGGCTTGACAAGTCTAAGAAGTCGAGCAAGCCTGAAAAGTCCAGAATGAGTACAGACCGTGTTGACAGATTCAGGAGAAGAAAAGGCTTGATCTGGTGATCACTTTATTAGGCATCAGGGTTTATCACCTAAGATAGGTTATGTAACACGATTTTCAATGCGTAAGTATCTATGATCATGTCGAGTACGCTCATTTTAGTAAGTTGTTGCAATCGTATTTTGATCCGACCCTGAGAAAATAAGAACTGTATctgttttaaattataaaattttgtattgattAGATGGGCTCATCTTGTAGTTTCTGTATATTTATATCTGTTGGTTCCCAGCTAAAGGACGACGTTGGGCCAAACTGTGCATATACATGCATTCCCTTTTCTGATGAGCGCTTAATACGCAGATGAGAATGCCACGACTTGACCTTGGTGTATATACATGCATTTTTCTGTTGCTAATATATGTATGGTCTGGGCACAGCTTCTTTGTGCCTTCGTCTTCTGTCGATACAAGTGTGGTGAATGTGATATGGCAGTGAAAGGAAGAGGAAGCACAAGGAATGCAAACCTACTATGCTGGTGTTAGTGGTGGAGGCCTCTGTTGAAACTAGACTGCTGGCTGGTGGTGTTCGAGAAGTAACAGGGCAGTCACAACGATTTGATCGCATTTGTTTGGTTAATgaaggaattaaaaataatttaattttaaaaataattattgaatgagGGCCAAATCTCTAACGAAGATCAAAATTCCAACAACTGATATATAGCTTACTTATCTAACAAAGCAATGCATGTTTAGGCGAACTAATATTATGTACATGtgtaaaacaataatattatgtatatttaagaaatgatTTTGTACATGTAGCATGCCTGTGTTAAATTATGCAAGGATTTAAATTAAGGGGATTCTATGAAGCAAAGTATAAACTCCATTACGAATATAACTATTAGATTATACACTATTATTGAGTATATAACATCGAAGATTATATCTTATCCTGCtactaaatatttcaatatttacaGTAACATATAAATCTGAAGACCAATAAGTACTATATGATTTTCACAAATTTGCAAAAGTCCTAACTTACCATATCAATGTGGATCATTATTCTTGGATATCCACTTGTAATTCCAAATAGATTAAACTTCAGCTGAATTCTCTGTCTCTACATATGCTGACAGTGTGGAGGAAAATTCAGGCACCGATGTTGGGAAACTTGGAGTAAACAGGAACGGCTTCGGTGGAATTGGCATGGATGCAACACTGCCTTCTAACATTTCCACAACCTTAGACATCGACGGCCTGTCCGATGGATTTGTCTGAATACACCAAAATCCTACCAAAAACATTTTCCTAGTTGTTTCTTGTTCCACCTCAATCATCAAATCATCTGAATTCGTGCTCACATCAACTACTACCTGCTCGTAGATTCTGTCAGGAAAATAATTCTCGCTCGACTGCGCAGCTGCCTCAGATTCCACGATTTTCTTTGCACCAGCCATTTCAAGAACCATCATTCCGTAGCTGTAGACGTCGGACTTATGAGAAACTCCTCCATAATTCCTGGAGAATACTTCCGGAGCAATATAGCCAATAGTGCCTCTTGTCCCAAGCACTGATAATATACTTTGCTTCTTCTTGCACAGCTTGGCGAGCCCAAAATCGGAGATTTTGGGGCAGAAGTCGTCGTCTAAAAGAATGTTCTGAGGCTTGATGTCGAAATGAACAATCCTGGTATTGCAGCCTGTGTGCAGATATTCCAGGCCTTTGGCAACTCCAACAGCAATCTTGTACAGCTTTTCGCAATCCAACTGAGAATCTGCATTATTACTTATGAACTTGTCTAAAGATTTATTGGGCATAAATTCGTAGACAAGAGCTTTCTTGTTTCCGTCGTAGCAAAACCCCAAGAGATTGACAATATTGACATGGGAGGTTCTACTGATGCTGGCTACTTCATTGATGAACTCTTCCCCATTGCTGTCGCAGTCGCTGTCGATCAAAATCTTGACAGCAACGGGACAGCCGTCGGGCAGCAGTCCTTGATAGACGCTACCGTATCCTCCTCGACCAAGCTTGTCATTGAAGGACttggttattttcttgatttctgaGTATTTGTATCTCTTTAGAGCCAGAGATCCATGTTGGAGTAGAAACTTCTCTATGCGTTCCTTGTTAGGGTTGCGGCGCGCGGCGAGTCGTCTTTTGAGGCAACGGCAACATGTGATAACGAATGCTATGCATATAATAAGGGCTGCTAAGACAATTATCACCGTTGCTGCATATAAAGCCGGGTAGTATTTGCATGATTTgccaatagaaaaaataataaaaggttAATTTCACCTCGCCTTTTTTTAAAACCCAAAATTAGACTttactctaattttttttttataatttgcaccGCATTTGAGAATTATTCATTAGtgtttggacgaaaaatattaatataataagaaaaattatataaaattttaatttaacctCACTTAGCTTTTCATGCAATTTATTGCCAAAAATagcttattaatatataaagtaGAAAAAGGTGTAACTGtaatctaatattaatattccaaaattatatatacaagtcCTTTGATGtaagaaaaatagttataatattGCCAATAATTTACATACGAAAGGCTGAACAAGGCAGAAAATCTttcaaaacatataataattaatagtaaattttagaaataagaaataattatgtaaactATAGAAATTTTAGCATATAGAAAgtagtatataatttttatgaaatatatggatatattaattaagttgcaACTAAGTTTCACTATTTAGATAAATATGGTAAAAATGTGATAATGATAATTCTTAGAGGATTGAAACAGATTGAGAACAAAATCGAAGgacaaaaaaatctttttccCTACTAAAACAGATAATCCTATACATCACGTCatggaagaaataaattgaacCTTGTTTGGTTCGTGTGATATGGCATAATAAGATGCTTATAATGCATGATCAATGATCACATATTTGATTTAGTATATTAGAGCCCAGTATTTCAATCGAGTTTGGCCTTAGCAATTCAAATTTATGGGACAGTACGTATGATACATCATTAGAatgaaaataacataaaaaaataatttcgaaTAGTCTTTTTACATATAATCATACTTTTGTAATTCTTTCAACCGAATACCATATTACATGATTATAGTGATATAagccaaaaaatatataatagataatgagattatttatcattttatttgtaaattcatCATGTTTAGTTCTGtcataagaataattaatccagcttcaacatatatttaagaagaaaagacatgaacaatatttaaacaaaCAAGTTGCTGAGAGTCAGTAGTCAGGACGTGGAGCAGTGGGAATTAAGTCAGGAGGTGGAGCAGTGGGAATACCTTGTCAAGAAACTAACCCTAATTACAATGGGAAACTTCAAACAcactgtatatatatttgtcaccTAAAGCAAATCATATTGTTTGATAAAAGGATTCTTTTGCCTTTTATCAAGAAATTATACAAACTTCCTTCAAGTTTGTAGGGATGCCCTCTAAGATTTAATTTGTCACTTTATCGCTATAAACAAAAGTGAATATTATTAgtggaaaaaaatcaaatgaaaattttaatattatcaaaagtGAATATTATTAGTAGGcattcatgttattctctaTAGTTTTAGTACAAACAATCTGATTTATGGATAATATGGCCAATtgttcattataaaaaatgttgCCTAACTAATTGAATTTGCAAATCCGTAATTTAGATCAATAATTAGTAGCAACATAGTATggttaattatatcataatagttaattatgttatgaaaaatacatgatctaacttaaataaatcatcgtaggaatttttttgttagaacTCGACCTTTcgaattcttaatgctgttgatgaattaaatcttgtggaagTTTCCAAGATTGTTCATTAATTAGGGAATTAGCCAACAGAAGTTCCTTGGCTACTGAAATGATAGGAAAGGTAATGTCGTTAAGTCGTACCAATGACCATACCTGATTTATCTGTTTGAATGATCGTTATGTTTGCATCGATTATCAACTAATGGAAGTATGAACCCAGCCTTAACCAaaaattttttctcttatatcTGTTTATCTTATTGATTgtcattttctctttaatttaatCTCGCCTTTTTACTCATCACAATCAAAactccctgtatttttaatttttgaaggaACCAACTTAAGCCCATTCCCTAAggaatcgaccctactcaccattttcacaaaaatgtttgtataaattcatttttttggtgGTCTCGACACCCATCATCCCTCCCTCTCCCGCCTCCTGTCGCCGCTAGCCCTCAACCTCGCCCTCGCCTCCACCAATGCAACCCCCTCCCTTGCCCATGGCCAACCCCCTGTCTTGTAAGCCTCCCAACGCCGCCAACCCTCAATCCGACCTACTCACCATTCGAAACCATCATAAATCAACTCCCCGTTTTCCGACGAGTTGATTGAATCCAAACCTATCCATTTCGTCCACTATCTGGCCAATTCTGTCTGTTTTTATTTCCTACCATTCAAGACCACCATTTTCATTGGCTTCccccatttcttttttatacgTGATCTTCATGTGGCTATTTCCCGCCTACTAGGCTGACTTAGCATCCATGTAGGATGCCACGTATTTAAATTACGTCCAATTGGCAACCGGAACCCTGAGCCCCAATTTTTTCAgttaaaatttgacaattttcggttggaaggactaaaattgccattaaattaaaatttacaaaatcaaaatcgtCAATCCAATACTTAAAGGACCAATTTTGCCACCCCCTATACATATAGAACTAATTTTGCAATCTTGccatttgttaattttgcctttaatttaattgcattacatttcaacttttaaattcaatttaaaaatacaataataaaattattatttaatttttaaaataaaattaaaacattttgCAACGAACTTTGCGACCTCTAGCccgtcaaaaaataaatataccaaCCATCAAAAATCAAGACACCCATCTCAATTTGCGACCAGATATGTTTCCCATCACAACTTCAGTCTCAAATGAGTCACttgttttatgtaatttccgATGCGATGGACGTCAAAATGTGTCCCAATTTGTGGTAGGTGTCGAGACAATTATCCTTCTAAAGTTTGTCCCAATTGTAATACcaaaaacaatataatattttttaacgataccaaaaaataattttgctaTTATTATGTTAGTTATGCAAATCTTTCATGTAGCTTGGACATCACTTGttatttgtacttttttaaattttgaatacgAATGATGTAAGGAGAGACGGGTCTGGAGTTTGGGCAAACCCACCCAATAGCCATCCATAACCTTAAGGGGAAGGGTTTTGCCCAATTTCATGCATTGTAACTTATATAAGAAGGTTGTTGATGCCacaaaattgaatcaaatatttatactttattataattgaaattgaatcaaatatctatacttttttataattgaagacCACCTTTTTGttgtctgaattttttttgtctttgttcgttttttataattatttacacttttctttttcccccctCAACCTCTaactttctttctctcttcccCCACAATTCTCTCAATAACTatctttattgttttcttctttttatttaattaatatatatatttgaacatttttatttttttaatcaaaaaatatttttaaaaatataaaataatttttagaatttttatttaactatgcACACTCATTTTAGTAGGAAATAATACCTCTAGGTCCCTCCTGATAAACAGGAGAGGGAGCTGGCGCCCTCACCGGCCGCGCGATGCACTGAGCATACACTCCAGCTTCACAAAACACACGGTACTTGATGAGGAACCCGCTGGCTAAAGCCTCCTGCAGGACATCAGCGGCCTTACGATTTTTCAGAGCCTGGGCCGCCGTTTGGTTGACTGGAACAGAAATACTGTTGGGGCACGTG
Above is a genomic segment from Sesamum indicum cultivar Zhongzhi No. 13 linkage group LG13, S_indicum_v1.0, whole genome shotgun sequence containing:
- the LOC105176191 gene encoding LEAF RUST 10 DISEASE-RESISTANCE LOCUS RECEPTOR-LIKE PROTEIN KINASE-like 2.1, which produces MWLIDISVCSLSVKMHTKPSQELFLILLALATLSPLRFPGSYSQQDVCSHSFQCGNITNITYPFWGGSQPRDCGLGGYQLLNCEGDFALLYIPPLMYRVLEFESSNQTLKVARQDLLGSACPTTFYNTTLQDPFHFPPHSNDQNITLFFDCFVDKNGTRIVFANQFGCTSLFGAGDASSRPGPNITCPNSISVPVNQTAAQALKNRKAADVLQEALASGFLIKYRVFCEAGVYAQCIARPVRAPAPSPVYQEGPRATVIIVLAALIICIAFVITCCRCLKRRLAARRNPNKERIEKFLLQHGSLALKRYKYSEIKKITKSFNDKLGRGGYGSVYQGLLPDGCPVAVKILIDSDCDSNGEEFINEVASISRTSHVNIVNLLGFCYDGNKKALVYEFMPNKSLDKFISNNADSQLDCEKLYKIAVGVAKGLEYLHTGCNTRIVHFDIKPQNILLDDDFCPKISDFGLAKLCKKKQSILSVLGTRGTIGYIAPEVFSRNYGGVSHKSDVYSYGMMVLEMAGAKKIVESEAAAQSSENYFPDRIYEQVVVDVSTNSDDLMIEVEQETTRKMFLVGFWCIQTNPSDRPSMSKVVEMLEGSVASMPIPPKPFLFTPSFPTSVPEFSSTLSAYVETENSAEV